The proteins below come from a single Asanoa ferruginea genomic window:
- the dxr gene encoding 1-deoxy-D-xylulose-5-phosphate reductoisomerase has protein sequence MVLLGSTGSIGTQAVDIVRRNPDRFRVVALGAGGGNVALLAAQALELGVEAVGVAKASAAQDLQLAFYAEAAKKGYATGDFRIPKILAGPNAMAELAEWPADLVLNGVVGSLGLAPTLAALKAGRTLVLANKESLIAGGGLVKAAVTRPGQIVPVDSEHSALAQCLRSGADREVRKLVLTASGGPFRGRRRDELTAVTPAEALAHPTWNMGPVVTINSATMVNKALEVIEAHELFDVDYDHIQVVVHPQSVIHSMVEFVDGSTIAQASPPDMRLPISLGLGWPDRVADAARPVDWTTAHTWTFEPLDEAAFPAVELAKAAGREGRCRPAIYNAANEECVAAFTAGRLPFLGIVDTVAQVLAAAPDFDEPGTVEDVLAAENWARGQARELIGSAVRGA, from the coding sequence ATCGTCCTGCTCGGCAGCACCGGGTCTATCGGCACGCAAGCCGTCGACATCGTGCGCCGCAATCCCGACCGGTTCCGGGTCGTGGCGTTGGGCGCCGGTGGGGGCAATGTCGCCCTGCTCGCCGCGCAGGCGCTGGAGCTCGGTGTCGAGGCGGTCGGTGTCGCCAAGGCGTCCGCGGCGCAGGACCTTCAACTCGCTTTCTACGCGGAGGCGGCCAAGAAGGGCTACGCGACCGGCGACTTCCGCATCCCCAAGATCCTCGCCGGCCCCAATGCCATGGCCGAGCTGGCCGAGTGGCCCGCTGACCTGGTGCTCAACGGGGTGGTGGGTTCCCTGGGGCTGGCGCCGACGCTGGCCGCGCTCAAGGCCGGTCGCACGCTGGTGCTGGCCAACAAGGAGTCCCTCATCGCCGGCGGCGGGTTGGTCAAGGCCGCGGTGACCCGGCCCGGGCAGATCGTCCCGGTCGACTCCGAGCACTCGGCGCTCGCGCAGTGCCTGCGGTCCGGTGCCGACCGTGAGGTGCGCAAGCTGGTGCTGACCGCCAGCGGCGGGCCGTTCCGGGGGCGGCGGCGCGACGAGCTGACCGCGGTCACGCCGGCCGAGGCATTGGCCCACCCGACCTGGAACATGGGGCCGGTGGTCACGATCAACTCGGCCACCATGGTCAACAAGGCGCTTGAAGTGATCGAGGCGCACGAGTTGTTCGACGTCGACTACGACCACATCCAAGTGGTGGTGCATCCGCAGTCGGTGATCCACTCCATGGTGGAGTTCGTCGACGGGTCGACGATCGCGCAGGCCAGCCCGCCCGACATGCGGCTGCCGATCTCGCTCGGTCTGGGCTGGCCCGACCGGGTCGCCGACGCCGCGCGGCCGGTCGACTGGACCACCGCGCACACCTGGACGTTCGAGCCGCTCGACGAGGCCGCCTTCCCGGCCGTCGAGTTGGCCAAGGCGGCGGGCCGAGAGGGTCGCTGCCGGCCGGCGATCTACAACGCCGCCAACGAGGAATGTGTGGCGGCGTTCACGGCCGGTCGGCTGCCTTTCCTCGGCATAGTGGACACCGTGGCCCAAGTCCTCGCAGCAGCACCCGATTTCGACGAACCAGGTACCGTCGAGGACGTGCTCGCCGCGGAGAACTGGGCCCGGGGGCAGGCGCGGGAGCTGATCGGATCAGCGGTGAGGGGAGCTTGA
- a CDS encoding PadR family transcriptional regulator, translating to MRFQRENLHRGHHGGHDARMRGHGFPGGDFGGPGWGFGGFGGFGPGGPGGGPGGRGRGRGGRRPNVRAALLALLTERPMHGYEMIQELEQRTGGMWRPSPGSVYPTLQLLEDEGLIISTTDGGRKNFALTEAGQAEATQAAEQAPWSAFEAAGAVNSWHDIREAAMGTMNALRQVLRNGTDDQRTRAAEVLDEARRKLYAILAEEPETR from the coding sequence ATGAGGTTCCAACGAGAAAATCTTCATCGCGGCCATCACGGTGGCCATGACGCACGGATGCGCGGACACGGCTTCCCCGGCGGCGACTTCGGTGGCCCGGGCTGGGGATTCGGCGGCTTCGGCGGTTTCGGCCCCGGTGGTCCCGGTGGCGGTCCCGGCGGTCGGGGGCGTGGCCGTGGCGGGCGTCGGCCCAACGTGCGCGCCGCCCTGCTGGCGCTGCTCACCGAGCGGCCCATGCACGGCTACGAGATGATCCAGGAGCTCGAGCAGCGGACCGGCGGCATGTGGCGGCCGAGCCCGGGTTCGGTCTACCCCACGCTCCAGTTGCTGGAGGACGAGGGCCTGATCATCAGCACCACCGACGGCGGCCGCAAGAACTTCGCGCTGACCGAGGCCGGGCAGGCCGAGGCGACCCAGGCAGCCGAGCAGGCGCCGTGGAGCGCCTTCGAGGCCGCCGGCGCGGTCAACAGCTGGCACGACATCCGCGAAGCGGCGATGGGCACGATGAACGCCCTCCGCCAGGTGCTTCGCAACGGCACCGACGACCAGCGCACCCGCGCGGCCGAGGTGCTCGACGAGGCCCGGCGCAAGCTCTACGCGATCCTGGCCGAAGAGCCTGAGACCCGGTGA
- a CDS encoding GNAT family N-acetyltransferase: protein MTVFETDRLVVRQWTESDTDVARVFDMLSRWEVARWLGAQPRVLETEDEALAAIRRWRGRASADGLHGVWAVDVRDTGTTAGSVLVVPLPGVDSEPSADIEVGWHLHPDSWGHGYATESAAVAIERVFAAGLPEIYAVIREGNTPSTAVARRLGMSPIGIQRRWYGGIELDTYRLAANDR, encoded by the coding sequence ATGACGGTCTTCGAGACGGATCGGCTGGTCGTTCGGCAATGGACGGAGAGCGACACCGATGTCGCCCGCGTCTTCGACATGCTGTCCCGCTGGGAGGTCGCCCGATGGTTGGGCGCCCAGCCGCGGGTCCTGGAGACCGAGGACGAGGCGCTCGCAGCGATCCGTCGTTGGCGGGGCCGCGCGTCCGCCGACGGACTGCACGGGGTCTGGGCGGTCGACGTCCGCGACACCGGCACGACCGCGGGCTCGGTCCTGGTGGTTCCGTTGCCGGGCGTCGACAGCGAGCCCAGCGCCGATATCGAGGTCGGCTGGCACCTGCATCCCGACTCGTGGGGCCACGGCTACGCGACCGAGTCGGCGGCGGTGGCGATCGAGCGGGTGTTCGCCGCGGGCCTGCCGGAGATCTACGCGGTGATCCGGGAGGGCAACACACCGTCGACCGCGGTCGCCCGGCGGCTGGGCATGAGCCCGATCGGGATCCAGCGTCGGTGGTACGGCGGCATCGAGTTGGACACCTACCGACTGGCGGCGAACGACCGCTAG
- a CDS encoding DUF4081 domain-containing GNAT family N-acetyltransferase, translating to MLMVPVRQLGETERGAVERLLDTDPYGAAQVAERVAARGLAWWRADGRVFGYGSRRHVEALCWLGGHLTPVHAGPSAVAAFAERLAAEDRTCSSIVGRADAVLGLWDRLAGEWGPAREIRPHQPLLVADAMPDLAIDRAVRVVRTEETDKLFPAAVDMYTEEVGVSPLLDDGGVGYRRRVADLVRARRAYARFVDGEVVFKAELAVVTKHTAQIQGVWVAPEWRGKGLAAPALAAVMRDALRRVAPTVSLYVNDYNQPARRAYARCGFRPVGEFATVLF from the coding sequence GTGTTGATGGTGCCCGTCCGACAACTCGGCGAGACCGAGCGCGGGGCGGTCGAGCGACTTCTCGACACCGACCCCTACGGCGCCGCACAGGTCGCCGAGCGGGTCGCTGCCCGCGGGCTGGCGTGGTGGCGGGCCGACGGGCGGGTGTTCGGATACGGATCGCGCCGGCACGTCGAGGCGCTCTGTTGGCTCGGCGGCCACCTGACCCCGGTCCACGCCGGCCCCTCCGCGGTGGCGGCCTTCGCCGAGCGGCTCGCGGCCGAAGACCGCACCTGTTCCTCGATCGTCGGTCGGGCCGACGCCGTGCTCGGCCTCTGGGACCGGCTCGCCGGCGAGTGGGGGCCGGCCCGCGAGATCCGGCCGCACCAGCCGCTGCTGGTCGCCGACGCGATGCCCGATCTCGCGATCGACCGGGCCGTGCGGGTGGTCCGCACCGAGGAGACCGACAAACTCTTCCCGGCCGCGGTCGACATGTACACCGAGGAGGTCGGCGTCTCGCCGCTGCTCGACGACGGCGGCGTCGGATACCGGCGCCGAGTGGCCGACCTGGTGCGCGCGCGCCGTGCGTACGCCCGCTTCGTCGATGGTGAAGTGGTCTTCAAGGCCGAACTCGCGGTCGTCACCAAGCACACCGCGCAGATCCAGGGTGTCTGGGTCGCGCCCGAGTGGCGCGGCAAGGGTCTCGCCGCCCCCGCGCTCGCCGCGGTGATGCGCGACGCGCTGCGCCGGGTCGCACCGACGGTCAGCCTCTACGTCAACGACTACAACCAACCGGCGCGACGCGCGTACGCCCGCTGTGGTTTCCGCCCGGTCGGCGAGTTCGCGACAGTGCTTTTCTAG
- a CDS encoding putative bifunctional diguanylate cyclase/phosphodiesterase, with the protein MALSAAEVSTPGAHRYARRWARAVGQRAYVPMSSDQVERLLAAHAVRLAEALAADEFSAEPAREVGRALVEANLTEPETLGWSVKAVAEHLVGDVIPGLDLPDLAARIADVQAALAESFAWALRDRTFAQQERISRSAWEARNEAEQALRDSEARFRAVFSGAAIGIGIADLSGQVVDVNQSFADMLGYSRDEMREINVSVLFHAEDGPDMWGLYEELIEGKRDRVRLEKRYFRKDGSELWTDLAVSLIRHDDGRPRFTVAMVQDITERYALQQRLRFQALHDPLTGLPNRTLFFERLETVMQDPEHNRRVGVCFLDLDGFKAINDTLGHDVGDKLLIVVARRLAEAVAGAGHLVARMGGDEFVILVADVDEDGTAVEVAETSLRAVAEPVYIGAHQLSVSASVGIVDRFVSDGGATDLMKAADTTLYWAKAEGGRGRWARYDPERAAREATSTALVAALPAALRRGEFVVEYQPIVSLHDGTLGAVEALVRWQHPTLGLLPPDQFIGLAEETGLIGRLGQWVLERSCIEAGRWHTEFPRARMMVSVNLSARQASAPDIVDQVAEALRVSGLPADLLQLELTESAVMATSGEPVRALRRLANTGVRLAIDDFGTGYSNLAYLRQLPIHTLKLAGPFVDGMRAHDPASVVAERIVDALVRLAHALGLSVTAESVESLEQVERLTALGCDSGQGLHFGTPAAPAAITALLRSAEMPAG; encoded by the coding sequence ATGGCACTCTCCGCTGCGGAGGTCAGCACCCCGGGCGCACACCGCTACGCCAGGCGATGGGCGCGAGCGGTCGGCCAGCGGGCCTACGTGCCGATGTCGTCGGACCAGGTCGAGCGGCTGCTGGCGGCGCACGCGGTGCGGCTCGCGGAGGCTCTCGCGGCCGACGAGTTCAGCGCCGAACCGGCCCGCGAGGTGGGCCGGGCGCTGGTCGAGGCCAACCTGACGGAGCCCGAAACGCTGGGCTGGTCGGTGAAGGCCGTCGCCGAACACCTGGTCGGCGACGTCATTCCCGGCCTCGACCTGCCCGACCTGGCGGCCCGGATCGCCGACGTGCAGGCGGCCCTGGCCGAGAGCTTCGCGTGGGCGCTGCGCGACCGCACGTTCGCACAGCAGGAACGGATCAGCCGGTCGGCCTGGGAGGCGCGCAACGAGGCGGAGCAGGCGCTGCGCGACAGCGAGGCGCGGTTCCGCGCGGTCTTCAGCGGCGCCGCGATCGGCATCGGCATCGCCGACCTCTCCGGCCAGGTCGTCGACGTCAACCAGTCGTTCGCCGACATGCTCGGCTACTCGCGCGACGAGATGCGCGAGATCAACGTGAGCGTGCTGTTCCACGCCGAAGACGGCCCTGACATGTGGGGACTCTACGAGGAGCTCATTGAGGGCAAACGCGATCGCGTACGCCTGGAGAAGCGCTACTTCCGCAAGGACGGCAGCGAGCTGTGGACCGACCTCGCGGTCAGCCTGATCCGGCACGACGACGGGCGGCCCCGCTTCACGGTGGCGATGGTCCAGGACATCACCGAGCGATACGCGTTGCAGCAACGCCTGCGGTTCCAGGCCTTGCATGACCCGCTGACCGGCCTGCCCAACCGCACGCTCTTCTTCGAGCGGCTGGAAACCGTCATGCAGGACCCGGAGCACAACCGCCGGGTCGGCGTCTGCTTCCTCGACCTCGACGGCTTCAAGGCCATCAACGACACGCTGGGCCACGACGTCGGCGACAAGCTGCTCATCGTCGTCGCCCGCCGGCTCGCCGAGGCGGTCGCCGGCGCCGGGCACCTGGTGGCGCGGATGGGCGGCGACGAATTCGTCATCCTGGTCGCCGACGTCGACGAAGACGGCACCGCGGTCGAGGTGGCCGAGACCTCGCTGCGCGCGGTCGCCGAGCCTGTCTACATCGGAGCACACCAGCTCTCCGTCTCCGCGAGCGTCGGCATCGTCGACCGGTTCGTCAGCGATGGCGGGGCGACCGACCTGATGAAGGCCGCCGACACCACCCTCTACTGGGCCAAGGCCGAGGGTGGCCGCGGTCGCTGGGCCCGCTACGACCCCGAGCGGGCGGCCCGCGAGGCGACCAGCACCGCGCTGGTGGCCGCGTTGCCGGCGGCGCTGCGCCGCGGCGAGTTCGTCGTCGAATACCAGCCCATCGTCTCGCTGCACGACGGCACGCTCGGCGCGGTCGAAGCGCTCGTCCGCTGGCAGCACCCGACGCTCGGGCTGCTGCCGCCCGACCAGTTCATCGGGCTGGCCGAGGAGACCGGGCTGATCGGCCGGCTGGGCCAGTGGGTGCTCGAACGCTCCTGCATCGAGGCCGGCCGGTGGCACACCGAGTTCCCGCGGGCCCGGATGATGGTCAGCGTCAACCTGTCGGCCCGCCAGGCCAGCGCTCCGGACATCGTCGACCAGGTGGCCGAGGCGCTGCGGGTCAGCGGGTTGCCGGCCGACCTGCTCCAACTCGAGCTCACCGAGAGCGCGGTGATGGCAACTAGCGGCGAGCCGGTGCGCGCCTTGCGGCGGCTGGCCAACACCGGCGTGCGGCTGGCCATCGACGACTTCGGCACAGGCTATTCCAACCTGGCCTACCTGCGGCAGTTGCCGATCCACACGCTGAAGCTGGCCGGGCCGTTCGTCGACGGGATGCGCGCGCACGACCCGGCGAGCGTGGTAGCCGAGCGGATCGTTGACGCGCTGGTGCGACTCGCCCACGCGCTGGGGCTGTCGGTCACCGCCGAGTCGGTCGAGTCGCTGGAACAGGTCGAACGGTTGACGGCGCTGGGCTGCGACAGCGGTCAGGGGCTGCATTTCGGGACGCCGGCGGCGCCCGCCGCGATCACCGCGCTGCTGCGCTCGGCGGAGATGCCGGCCGGGTGA
- a CDS encoding M50 family metallopeptidase, which produces MLYLIGVVAFALGILISVSLHEAGHMVTAKAFGMKVTKYFVGFGPTLWSFKRGETEYGVKGIPLGGFCKIVGMTPQDDDVDPADEPRAMWRFPLWKRTVVMSAGSVTHFLLAIVTLWLAAIFMGLPNPALDKPQAAYVKVTNCVVVDAQNRDCTATDPAGPAKQAGLQDDDKITAINGVPVATYTDLVNEVRKLQPGSQATINYQRGGADQQVNVRLGSVQRPPVDDPSGAVTSVAALGVAGTLPPGIPTMIKYNPVTAVPATADFTGNLAVNTVQSLQRLPQKVPALWDAITGQPRDADTPISVVGASRLGGEAVQHGLWEVFVLLFISLNFFIGVFNLLPLLPLDGGHIAISWFERLRSWVAARLGRPDPGRVDYFKLMPVTYVVILIGGAFTLLTITADIINPITLF; this is translated from the coding sequence ATGCTGTATCTGATCGGGGTTGTGGCCTTCGCCCTTGGCATCCTGATATCGGTCAGCCTGCACGAAGCCGGGCACATGGTCACCGCCAAGGCCTTCGGCATGAAAGTCACCAAATACTTCGTCGGCTTCGGGCCGACGTTGTGGTCGTTCAAGCGCGGTGAGACCGAATACGGCGTCAAGGGCATCCCGCTCGGCGGGTTCTGCAAGATCGTCGGCATGACGCCGCAGGACGACGACGTCGACCCGGCCGACGAGCCGCGCGCGATGTGGCGGTTCCCGCTGTGGAAGCGCACCGTCGTGATGAGCGCCGGCTCGGTGACCCACTTCCTGCTGGCGATCGTCACGCTCTGGCTGGCCGCGATCTTCATGGGCCTGCCCAACCCGGCGCTCGACAAGCCGCAGGCGGCCTACGTCAAGGTCACCAACTGTGTGGTCGTCGACGCGCAAAACCGCGACTGCACCGCGACCGACCCCGCCGGCCCGGCCAAGCAGGCCGGCCTGCAAGACGACGACAAGATCACCGCGATCAACGGTGTGCCGGTGGCGACCTACACCGACCTGGTCAACGAGGTCCGCAAGCTCCAGCCCGGCTCGCAGGCGACGATCAACTACCAGCGCGGCGGCGCCGACCAGCAAGTCAACGTCAGGCTGGGCTCCGTCCAGCGGCCGCCGGTCGACGACCCGAGCGGCGCGGTCACGTCGGTCGCCGCCCTCGGCGTGGCGGGAACCCTGCCGCCGGGCATCCCGACCATGATCAAATACAACCCGGTCACGGCCGTTCCGGCGACCGCCGACTTCACCGGCAACCTGGCTGTCAACACCGTGCAGTCGCTCCAGCGGCTGCCGCAGAAGGTTCCGGCGCTGTGGGATGCGATCACCGGCCAGCCACGTGACGCCGACACCCCGATCAGCGTCGTCGGAGCGAGCCGGCTCGGCGGTGAAGCCGTACAACATGGGCTGTGGGAAGTATTTGTCCTGCTGTTCATCTCGTTGAACTTCTTCATCGGTGTGTTCAACCTGCTGCCGCTGCTACCACTTGACGGTGGCCACATCGCGATCTCGTGGTTCGAGCGGCTCCGGTCCTGGGTCGCCGCCCGGCTCGGCAGGCCTGACCCCGGCCGCGTCGACTACTTCAAGCTGATGCCCGTTACATACGTGGTTATCCTGATCGGTGGGGCTTTTACGCTCCTGACGATCACCGCTGACATCATTAACCCCATCACGCTCTTCTAG
- a CDS encoding YcxB family protein encodes MRIVITARPDPRRVPAAVRWVSRWLFRAFYVVGAVVVGLGVFSAVALPGDPVLDGAIIVLGLFCLAYPFGVVAAARRQQGRYQPMTIRYEIDDDGVLTAHELGESTLEWPAIERAALTTDLLLIWVGKRQYFPIPVTDLSKTHRRELRDLLQEQGLLRRS; translated from the coding sequence ATGCGCATCGTCATCACGGCCCGGCCGGATCCGCGGCGGGTGCCGGCGGCCGTTCGTTGGGTGTCGCGGTGGCTGTTCCGCGCGTTTTACGTGGTGGGCGCGGTCGTCGTCGGCTTAGGCGTGTTCAGCGCGGTGGCCCTCCCCGGCGACCCGGTGCTCGACGGCGCGATCATCGTGCTCGGTCTGTTTTGTTTGGCCTACCCGTTCGGGGTGGTCGCGGCGGCCCGGCGGCAGCAGGGGCGATACCAGCCGATGACCATCCGCTATGAGATCGACGACGACGGGGTGCTGACCGCGCACGAGCTCGGGGAGTCGACCCTGGAGTGGCCGGCGATCGAGCGCGCGGCGCTCACCACCGACTTGTTGCTGATCTGGGTGGGCAAGCGCCAGTACTTTCCGATCCCGGTCACCGACCTCTCCAAGACCCACCGGCGCGAGCTGCGTGACCTGCTTCAGGAGCAGGGACTACTGCGGCGGTCGTGA
- a CDS encoding SAM-dependent methyltransferase, producing the protein MEQSRALPTEVDLTRPSAARVYDYFLGGAHNFEIDRQLAEQIAAMTPNLADTMRAGRAFLRRAVAELSRLGVDQFLDIGSGIPTVGNVHEVAQEINPEARIVYVDIDPVAVAHSRSILEGNARTAVIQADMRDPEHILSEARATGLIDFAKPVGVLLAGVVHFVPDDDDPDLLMAALRDAVPAGSFLVVSHSTYEDQPQEMLDAQKLSARTATEITLRSKAQVTAFFGEFELLEPGIVHMPLWRPDSADDVDDHPERFGAFGGVGRKPVAG; encoded by the coding sequence ATGGAACAGTCGAGGGCGCTACCGACGGAGGTCGATCTCACCCGCCCCAGCGCAGCGCGGGTCTACGACTACTTCCTGGGTGGGGCGCACAACTTCGAGATCGACCGGCAACTCGCCGAGCAGATCGCGGCGATGACACCCAACCTGGCCGACACGATGCGCGCCGGCCGGGCCTTCCTGCGCCGCGCGGTCGCCGAACTCAGCCGCCTCGGGGTCGACCAGTTCCTCGACATCGGCTCCGGCATTCCGACCGTCGGCAACGTGCACGAGGTGGCGCAGGAAATCAACCCCGAGGCCCGCATCGTGTACGTCGACATCGATCCGGTCGCCGTCGCGCACAGTCGCTCCATCTTGGAGGGAAATGCGCGCACCGCGGTCATCCAGGCCGACATGCGCGACCCCGAGCACATTCTGAGCGAGGCGCGCGCCACCGGCCTCATCGACTTCGCCAAGCCGGTCGGTGTGCTGCTGGCCGGCGTCGTCCACTTCGTACCCGATGATGATGATCCTGATCTTCTGATGGCCGCCCTGCGGGATGCGGTGCCGGCGGGCAGCTTCCTGGTCGTGTCCCATTCGACCTATGAGGACCAGCCGCAGGAGATGCTCGACGCGCAGAAGCTGTCGGCGCGCACTGCGACCGAGATCACGCTGCGGTCGAAGGCCCAGGTGACCGCGTTCTTCGGCGAGTTCGAGCTGCTCGAGCCCGGCATCGTCCACATGCCACTGTGGCGGCCAGACTCGGCCGACGACGTCGACGACCACCCCGAGCGGTTCGGCGCCTTCGGCGGGGTGGGCCGAAAGCCGGTCGCGGGCTAG
- a CDS encoding MFS transporter, with product MSLLAEPDFRRYWAARMVSVTGSLVTYVALPVLIYSVTGSSLWTAFVVVAEGLPYLCLGLFAGALADRLDRRRVMVVADLANGVVLGSIPAAYAFGVLTAPHVLVVAFLTQILFVFFDAANFGALPALVGRGRIAAANSAVHGGSTVLELIVPGVAGVLLTLTAPAPLLLVDAVSFAASALLVRAIGVPLQSSAVLAPSSLLRDIREGVVFLSRQPIVRTQTIVGCLQSMTGGAFMGQFVPWLDQTLGVRPTNDARLGVMYGVWGAGGIVAAVLFPRLARRMGEPRVTLWFLPLSAAFGVACGLSTNWMVAALMLTLWAVVYSIVILNSITLRQRVTPDRLQSRVNTAGRMASFGVGWPVGALLGGLVSEASSPRTAIIATAGITGIGVVVAWFSPLRRLAGEPIPDAEEEVTPSVETTV from the coding sequence GTGAGCCTCCTCGCCGAACCCGACTTCCGCCGCTACTGGGCGGCCCGCATGGTGTCGGTCACCGGCTCGCTCGTCACCTACGTCGCGCTGCCCGTGCTGATCTACTCGGTGACCGGGTCGAGCCTGTGGACGGCATTCGTGGTCGTCGCCGAGGGCCTGCCTTACCTGTGCTTGGGCCTGTTCGCGGGCGCCTTGGCCGACCGCCTCGACCGGCGCCGGGTGATGGTCGTCGCCGACCTGGCCAACGGGGTGGTGCTCGGCTCGATCCCGGCCGCCTACGCGTTCGGTGTGCTCACCGCGCCACACGTCCTGGTGGTCGCGTTCCTGACCCAGATCCTGTTCGTCTTCTTCGACGCGGCCAACTTCGGTGCCCTGCCGGCCCTGGTCGGCCGCGGCCGCATCGCCGCCGCCAACTCGGCCGTGCACGGCGGCAGCACGGTGCTGGAGCTGATCGTGCCGGGCGTGGCCGGCGTGCTGCTGACGCTGACCGCGCCGGCCCCGCTGCTGCTCGTCGACGCGGTCTCGTTCGCGGCCTCGGCGCTGCTGGTGCGGGCGATCGGCGTGCCCTTGCAGAGTTCGGCGGTGCTGGCGCCGTCGAGCCTGCTGCGCGACATCCGCGAGGGCGTCGTGTTCCTGAGCCGGCAGCCCATCGTGCGCACCCAGACCATTGTCGGGTGCCTCCAGTCGATGACCGGTGGCGCCTTCATGGGCCAGTTCGTGCCGTGGCTCGACCAGACGCTCGGTGTGCGGCCGACCAACGACGCCCGCCTCGGTGTGATGTATGGGGTGTGGGGCGCGGGCGGCATCGTCGCGGCCGTGCTTTTCCCGCGGCTGGCGCGGCGGATGGGCGAGCCGCGGGTGACGCTGTGGTTCCTGCCGCTGTCGGCCGCGTTCGGAGTGGCTTGCGGTCTGTCCACCAACTGGATGGTGGCGGCGCTGATGCTGACGCTGTGGGCGGTGGTCTACTCGATTGTCATCCTCAACTCGATCACCTTGCGCCAACGGGTGACGCCAGACCGGCTGCAGAGCCGGGTCAACACCGCCGGGCGGATGGCGTCGTTCGGGGTTGGCTGGCCGGTGGGTGCGCTGCTCGGTGGGCTTGTCTCGGAGGCCTCGAGCCCGCGCACGGCCATCATCGCGACGGCGGGGATCACCGGGATCGGCGTGGTGGTCGCGTGGTTCTCGCCGTTGCGCAGGCTGGCCGGCGAACCGATTCCCGACGCCGAGGAGGAGGTGACGCCATCGGTGGAGACCACGGTGTGA
- the ispG gene encoding flavodoxin-dependent (E)-4-hydroxy-3-methylbut-2-enyl-diphosphate synthase codes for MTAISLGMPAVPPPPLAPRRQSRQIQVGSVAVGGGAPVSVQSMTTTLTADVNATLQQIAELTASGCQIVRVAVPSQDDVEALPAIAKKSQIPVIADIHFQPRYVFAAIDAGCAAVRVNPGNIRQFDDKVKEIAAAASGAGVPIRIGVNAGSLDKRLLQKYGKATAEALVESALWECSLFEEHGFRDIKISVKHNDPVVMIRAYRQLAEQCEYPLHLGVTEAGPAFQGTIKSAVAFGALLAEGIGDTIRVSLSAPPVEEVKVGQQILESLGLRERGLEIVSCPSCGRAQVDVYKLAEEVTAGLEGLPVPLRVAVMGCVVNGPGEAREADLGVASGNGKGQIFVRGQVIKTVPEDQIVETLISEALRLAEEMGAELPEELREFAAGATVTVH; via the coding sequence GTGACCGCGATCAGTCTCGGCATGCCGGCCGTTCCGCCCCCGCCGCTGGCCCCGCGCCGGCAGAGCCGCCAGATCCAGGTGGGCTCGGTGGCGGTCGGTGGCGGCGCGCCGGTGTCGGTGCAGTCGATGACGACCACCCTGACCGCCGATGTCAACGCGACGTTGCAGCAGATCGCCGAGTTGACGGCGTCGGGCTGCCAGATCGTGCGGGTGGCGGTGCCGTCGCAGGACGACGTCGAGGCGCTGCCCGCCATCGCGAAGAAGTCGCAGATCCCGGTGATCGCCGACATCCATTTCCAGCCGCGCTACGTGTTCGCCGCGATCGACGCCGGCTGCGCGGCGGTGCGGGTCAACCCGGGCAACATCCGGCAGTTCGACGACAAGGTCAAGGAGATCGCCGCCGCGGCCTCGGGCGCCGGGGTGCCGATCCGGATCGGTGTCAACGCCGGGTCGCTCGACAAGCGGCTGCTCCAGAAATACGGCAAGGCCACGGCCGAGGCGCTGGTCGAGTCGGCGCTGTGGGAGTGCTCGCTGTTCGAGGAGCACGGTTTCCGCGACATCAAGATCTCGGTCAAGCACAACGACCCGGTCGTGATGATCCGGGCCTACCGGCAGCTCGCCGAGCAGTGCGAATACCCGCTGCACCTGGGCGTGACCGAGGCCGGCCCGGCGTTCCAGGGCACGATCAAGTCGGCGGTCGCCTTCGGCGCGCTGCTGGCGGAGGGCATCGGCGACACGATCCGGGTGTCGCTGTCGGCGCCGCCGGTCGAAGAGGTCAAGGTCGGCCAGCAGATTCTCGAGTCGCTGGGCCTGCGTGAGCGCGGCCTGGAGATCGTGTCCTGCCCGTCCTGCGGCCGCGCGCAGGTCGACGTCTACAAGCTCGCCGAAGAGGTCACCGCCGGGCTCGAAGGCCTGCCGGTGCCGCTGCGGGTCGCCGTCATGGGCTGCGTCGTCAACGGCCCGGGCGAGGCCCGCGAGGCCGACCTGGGCGTGGCGTCCGGCAACGGCAAGGGCCAGATCTTCGTCCGGGGCCAGGTCATCAAGACCGTGCCCGAGGACCAGATCGTCGAGACCCTGATCAGCGAGGCCCTGCGCCTCGCCGAGGAGATGGGCGCCGAACTCCCCGAGGAGCTCCGCGAGTTCGCCGCGGGCGCCACGGTCACCGTCCACTAG